The proteins below are encoded in one region of Paenisporosarcina cavernae:
- the rlmD gene encoding 23S rRNA (uracil(1939)-C(5))-methyltransferase RlmD — MSLPVKKNDQLDVYIEDLTHDGSGVAKVEGYPLFIPGSLPGETVRIHVVKTLKKYGFGKLLEIVQPAENRVEPPCPVFHVCGGCQVQHLTYEGQLAMKHSMVRSVIDRIAKLPHVPVHPVLGMENPWRYRNKSQIPFGTQNGRMVSGFYKTRTHEIVDTDVCLIQQPEGDDILQALTNEFEKLGVMPYDEETGRGMLRHVVIRKGFATGEIMVVLITKKKKWAEKEQVVEAVRRIVPDVTSIIQNVNSEKTNVIFGNETLTLWGKDTITDTIGDVKFDISARSFYQVNPVQTEVLYGKALEYANLTGGESVIDAYCGIGTISLFLAKNAKHVYGVEIVPEAIEDAKKNAAINGISNATFEAGPAEVVIPNWYKQGVKADVLVVDPPRKGCDETLLQTIITERPKKIVYVSCNPATLARDLRILEDGGYETKEVQPVDMFPQTTHCEAVAWLELR; from the coding sequence ATGTCTTTACCAGTCAAAAAGAATGATCAACTTGATGTTTATATAGAAGATTTAACACATGACGGATCAGGAGTTGCGAAAGTCGAGGGCTACCCGCTTTTCATTCCTGGAAGTTTACCCGGAGAAACTGTCCGTATTCATGTCGTGAAAACGTTAAAAAAATATGGCTTTGGAAAACTTCTCGAAATCGTCCAACCAGCTGAAAATCGAGTAGAGCCACCATGTCCTGTCTTTCATGTGTGCGGAGGCTGCCAAGTGCAGCATTTAACATACGAAGGACAGCTTGCGATGAAGCATTCCATGGTACGGAGTGTCATTGACCGTATTGCGAAACTTCCTCATGTGCCAGTACATCCCGTCCTTGGAATGGAAAATCCGTGGCGTTACCGAAACAAATCGCAAATACCTTTCGGCACGCAAAACGGTCGAATGGTAAGCGGATTTTATAAAACACGTACCCACGAAATTGTCGATACCGATGTTTGTCTCATTCAACAACCAGAAGGTGATGATATACTCCAAGCCTTAACGAACGAATTCGAAAAACTCGGAGTCATGCCATACGACGAAGAAACAGGTCGCGGGATGCTTCGACATGTCGTCATTCGAAAAGGCTTTGCGACGGGAGAAATCATGGTCGTGCTCATTACGAAAAAGAAAAAGTGGGCCGAAAAAGAGCAAGTAGTAGAAGCGGTTCGACGCATTGTACCAGACGTAACATCCATCATTCAAAACGTGAATAGCGAAAAAACGAACGTTATTTTTGGAAATGAAACACTCACCCTTTGGGGAAAAGACACGATTACAGATACCATTGGCGACGTGAAATTCGATATTTCCGCCAGATCGTTTTATCAAGTCAATCCCGTTCAAACGGAAGTGTTATACGGAAAAGCACTAGAGTACGCAAACTTAACAGGTGGAGAATCCGTTATAGATGCATATTGCGGAATCGGGACGATTTCTTTATTCCTAGCAAAAAATGCGAAGCACGTGTACGGTGTTGAAATTGTTCCAGAAGCGATTGAAGATGCCAAAAAGAATGCGGCTATCAATGGTATTTCGAACGCGACATTTGAAGCGGGTCCCGCAGAAGTCGTGATACCTAATTGGTACAAACAAGGAGTGAAAGCAGACGTACTAGTCGTCGATCCACCGCGCAAAGGATGCGACGAAACGTTATTACAAACGATTATTACCGAACGACCGAAGAAGATTGTGTATGTTTCTTGTAATCCAGCAACACTCGCAAGAGATCTCCGCATACTCGAAGACGGTGGATATGAAACAAAAGAAGTGCAACCAGTAGATATGTTTCCGCAAACAACTCATTGCGAAGCAGTCGCGTGGTTGGAATTGAGGTAA
- the cydS gene encoding cytochrome bd oxidase small subunit CydS produces MTEFLIFVAPFVVLIGTIILAFWVAPMNGPAEK; encoded by the coding sequence ATGACCGAATTCTTAATATTTGTCGCACCATTCGTTGTACTAATCGGAACCATTATTCTGGCGTTTTGGGTAGCACCCATGAACGGACCAGCTGAAAAATAA
- a CDS encoding cytochrome d ubiquinol oxidase subunit II, with product MTLEIIGISVLWLFLFGYVMIASIDFGAGFFNAYNVIFGREHVLTTVIQRYLSPVWEVTNVFLVFFFVGVIGFFPKTAFYYGTSLLVPASIAIVLLAIRGSYYAFATYGSIGHKGYTFMYGLSGLFIPASLSIVLTISEGGFIDMVNEKPVLDYFELFTSPLTWSIVVLSLAAVLYISAVFLTWYASKAGDVKATELLRKYALIWSLPTMITASGIIVELRAHNSEHFNRIVDLGWVFGLSFLLFVGTVYLLWKRRSYGVAFGLLAGQFALAFFGYGVSHYPYLLYPYLTLYDSFTNPAMAISLIIAFLMGLGLLIPSLYLVFRLFVFNKDYVQGKEDYHA from the coding sequence ATGACGTTAGAAATCATCGGAATCTCCGTCTTGTGGCTTTTCTTATTTGGGTATGTCATGATTGCCTCCATTGATTTTGGTGCAGGCTTTTTCAACGCATACAACGTGATATTTGGACGGGAGCATGTCTTAACGACTGTCATTCAACGCTATTTATCACCTGTATGGGAAGTGACCAATGTCTTTTTAGTCTTTTTCTTTGTCGGCGTCATTGGGTTTTTCCCGAAAACAGCCTTTTACTACGGAACGTCCTTACTTGTTCCAGCTAGTATTGCGATTGTATTGCTCGCCATTCGTGGTTCGTACTACGCATTTGCGACATACGGCTCAATCGGTCATAAAGGTTACACTTTTATGTACGGACTATCTGGGTTATTCATTCCCGCTTCGCTTTCCATCGTGCTAACGATCTCTGAAGGTGGATTTATTGATATGGTGAATGAAAAACCTGTCCTCGATTATTTCGAGTTATTTACAAGTCCTTTAACTTGGTCGATCGTTGTTCTAAGTTTAGCTGCGGTCCTGTACATTTCCGCCGTGTTTCTAACGTGGTATGCGAGCAAAGCAGGAGATGTTAAAGCAACGGAACTTTTACGGAAGTATGCGCTTATTTGGTCACTGCCAACGATGATTACAGCATCCGGTATTATCGTAGAACTTCGCGCGCACAATAGCGAGCATTTTAACCGCATTGTCGATCTTGGCTGGGTGTTCGGTTTATCGTTCCTTCTATTCGTAGGAACTGTCTATCTATTATGGAAACGCAGAAGTTACGGCGTTGCCTTTGGATTACTCGCGGGACAATTTGCGCTCGCGTTCTTTGGTTATGGCGTGTCCCACTACCCTTACTTGCTGTATCCATATTTAACGCTTTACGATAGCTTCACCAATCCTGCAATGGCGATTTCATTGATCATAGCCTTTTTGATGGGACTAGGACTTCTCATCCCATCTCTGTACTTAGTATTTCGATTATTTGTGTTTAATAAAGACTATGTACAGGGTAAGGAAGACTATCATGCTTAA
- a CDS encoding cytochrome ubiquinol oxidase subunit I — MNNEEALFFSRALTELTLSFHIIYATIGVGIPLMIMIAQWVGIKKNDEHYILLARRWARGFVITVAVGVVTGTAIGLQLSLLWPNFMELAGNVIALPLFMETFAFFFEAIFLGIYLYTWDRFEDQKKHLLLLIPVALGASFSAVFITIVNAFMNAPQGFDLVDGELINVNPILAMLNPAMPTKVAHVVITAYMTSAFVLGSIAAYRLLKGSNHVYHKKALFLTMKLGLIFSIGAAIIGDFSGKYLAEYQPEKLAAAEWHFETEEGAGLILFGVLDDGEVKYEIKVPYALSILAHNDPTAEVIGLEEFAEEDIPPLYIHYLFQVMVGIGSLMILVSLIYVLGRWRQWQFVHSKNYFRLMVAGGPLAVIAIEAGWWFAEVGRQPWILRGIMRTEDAATSSGQVDLMLMLFAGLYLVLGVGSIVVLRRMFRKNPVEQEIADREKERVGDFS; from the coding sequence GTGAACAACGAGGAAGCATTATTTTTTAGTCGAGCATTAACGGAACTGACGTTATCGTTTCATATCATTTACGCGACGATTGGCGTCGGTATACCTTTGATGATTATGATTGCGCAGTGGGTTGGGATTAAGAAAAATGACGAACACTACATACTACTAGCGAGACGCTGGGCAAGGGGGTTCGTCATTACCGTGGCAGTTGGTGTCGTAACAGGTACCGCCATTGGTTTGCAGCTATCTTTACTTTGGCCAAATTTCATGGAGCTTGCAGGAAACGTAATTGCTTTGCCGCTTTTCATGGAAACCTTTGCGTTTTTCTTTGAAGCAATTTTCTTAGGAATTTATTTATATACGTGGGACCGTTTTGAGGATCAAAAGAAGCATCTACTACTCCTTATACCGGTCGCACTCGGTGCATCCTTTTCTGCAGTATTCATTACCATCGTGAATGCGTTTATGAATGCTCCACAAGGATTCGATTTAGTAGACGGAGAACTCATCAACGTTAATCCTATTTTGGCGATGCTAAATCCTGCAATGCCTACGAAAGTGGCACACGTTGTGATTACGGCATACATGACGTCAGCATTTGTGCTTGGATCGATCGCAGCTTACAGACTTTTAAAAGGTTCGAATCATGTATACCATAAAAAAGCGCTATTTCTTACGATGAAACTTGGACTGATCTTCTCAATCGGTGCAGCAATCATCGGGGATTTCTCAGGAAAATACTTAGCCGAGTATCAACCTGAAAAATTAGCTGCTGCAGAGTGGCATTTTGAAACAGAAGAAGGAGCAGGCTTGATTTTATTCGGCGTATTAGATGACGGCGAAGTAAAATACGAGATTAAAGTGCCGTACGCATTATCGATTCTCGCGCACAATGATCCTACTGCAGAAGTCATTGGGCTAGAGGAATTCGCAGAAGAAGACATTCCACCGCTTTACATTCACTACTTATTCCAAGTGATGGTGGGAATTGGTTCTCTCATGATTTTAGTGTCACTGATCTATGTACTCGGCAGATGGCGTCAATGGCAATTTGTCCACTCGAAAAACTATTTCCGTTTGATGGTCGCAGGTGGACCACTTGCAGTGATTGCCATTGAAGCGGGTTGGTGGTTTGCAGAAGTAGGTAGACAACCATGGATCTTGCGAGGGATTATGCGAACGGAAGATGCTGCAACTTCAAGTGGTCAAGTGGACTTAATGCTGATGTTGTTCGCTGGTTTATATTTAGTACTCGGTGTCGGTAGTATCGTGGTACTACGCAGAATGTTCCGAAAGAACCCAGTCGAACAAGAAATTGCTGACCGCGAAAAAGAAAGAGTAGGTGACTTCTCATGA
- a CDS encoding diacylglycerol kinase, which translates to MKRARIIYNPTSGRELFRKHLPEVLERLEIAGYETSCHATTCEGDATQAAAKAVERGFDLIIAAGGDGTLNEVVAGVSPYPKRPKIGLIPMGTTNDFARALRIPRDIEKALDIILKDECIPVDVGVVNDRHFINIAGGGKLTELTYEVPSKLKTVLGQLAYYLKGAEMLPSIRASQMRIEYDDEVFEEEAMMFLVGLTNSVGGFEKLAPDSSVNDGKFTLLILRKCNIAEFIRLVSLALRGEHLNDPLVMYKKASKIRVTSSDRVQLNLDGEFGGIIPAEFTNLRRHIEVFVPIEDIREQDRP; encoded by the coding sequence ATGAAACGTGCACGAATTATTTATAACCCAACTTCAGGGCGCGAATTGTTTCGAAAACATTTGCCAGAAGTATTAGAACGATTAGAAATTGCTGGCTATGAGACGTCGTGTCACGCAACGACGTGTGAAGGAGATGCCACACAAGCTGCTGCGAAGGCAGTTGAACGAGGATTCGATCTCATTATTGCGGCTGGTGGAGACGGGACGTTAAACGAAGTGGTGGCAGGAGTTAGTCCTTATCCGAAGCGTCCAAAAATTGGATTAATCCCAATGGGCACAACGAATGATTTCGCGCGAGCTCTACGAATTCCGCGGGATATTGAAAAGGCACTCGATATTATTTTAAAAGATGAATGTATCCCAGTGGATGTCGGAGTAGTGAATGACCGTCATTTCATAAACATAGCAGGTGGCGGTAAGTTGACGGAACTGACGTATGAAGTACCGAGTAAGTTGAAAACGGTGCTTGGTCAGCTTGCCTACTATTTGAAAGGTGCAGAAATGCTGCCTTCCATTCGAGCATCACAAATGCGCATTGAATATGACGATGAAGTATTCGAAGAGGAAGCGATGATGTTTCTCGTTGGATTAACAAATTCCGTCGGTGGCTTTGAAAAACTCGCGCCAGATTCCAGTGTGAATGACGGAAAGTTTACACTCCTTATTTTGCGTAAATGTAACATCGCAGAATTCATCCGACTTGTCTCTTTAGCACTTCGCGGAGAACATTTAAATGATCCGCTTGTGATGTACAAAAAAGCGAGTAAAATTCGTGTCACTTCAAGTGATCGTGTCCAACTAAATTTAGACGGGGAATTTGGTGGGATTATCCCAGCGGAATTCACGAACTTACGTCGCCATATAGAAGTATTTGTTCCAATCGAGGACATTCGAGAACAAGACAGACCATAA
- a CDS encoding thioredoxin family protein, producing MKTEQQYFKEAISLESYMNSMEKHKENSHQIYDAFKVPQEDGFIDLLQNTNPHILVITEDWCGDAMLNNPILRKVAEAASIDVRVVYRDQTLDLMDRYLTNGGRSIPVYLLMNQDGKVLTTWGPRAPELQKLVLEMKDSLPSTDDPSFAEKQQALFSQLTKDYVSNNHYWQLVYEDIRKRFSEALSNES from the coding sequence ATGAAAACAGAACAACAATATTTTAAAGAAGCAATTTCACTTGAATCGTATATGAACAGCATGGAAAAACATAAAGAAAATAGTCATCAAATTTATGACGCCTTTAAAGTCCCACAAGAGGATGGATTTATAGACTTGCTGCAAAATACGAATCCGCACATTCTTGTGATTACAGAAGATTGGTGTGGAGATGCAATGCTGAACAATCCAATTTTACGAAAAGTGGCAGAAGCAGCGTCCATTGACGTGCGGGTGGTATATCGAGACCAAACACTCGATTTAATGGATCGCTATTTAACAAACGGCGGACGTTCGATTCCGGTCTACTTGCTCATGAATCAGGACGGGAAAGTACTCACTACATGGGGCCCACGTGCGCCTGAACTTCAAAAGCTTGTCTTGGAAATGAAAGACTCCCTCCCTTCAACAGATGATCCTTCATTCGCAGAAAAACAACAAGCACTTTTCAGTCAATTAACAAAAGACTATGTATCGAACAATCATTACTGGCAACTTGTTTACGAAGATATTCGTAAAAGGTTTTCTGAGGCACTTTCAAACGAGTCATAA
- a CDS encoding TrkH family potassium uptake protein, translated as MMKAIKKRMKFSPPLVIAGSFASLIFLGTLLLKTPFATTHAISWTDALFVATSATTVTGLSVFDPGTTLTTFGEILLLILIQFGGIGLMTFAVAVLMLFGKKVGFQNRIYLQESFNQQSVGGMIKLVKLIFIFVFSIEAVATLLLALHWMPRFGLGHGLYLALFHVVSAFNNAGFSLFPDNLMQFAHDPIVNLVLSGLFILGGLGFTVVMDLHYKKSFREWSLHTKIMIVSTIVVNVISILTVFLLEYANPATLGAMSLPEKLMASYFQGVTPRTAGFNTINYGDMHNSTLLFTMLLMFIGAGSASTASGIKLTTFIIVLLTTIAFLKGRTEPEVFGRSIKIETVIRSLAITTISLLLVIFFIFLLTVSEKLSFLPLAFEVVSAFGTVGLSMGVTNQISDLGEVFLSIVMFVGRIGPLTLFFLLMKVKKVNYRYPYEQVHTG; from the coding sequence ATGATGAAAGCTATTAAGAAACGAATGAAATTTTCACCACCACTCGTTATCGCCGGAAGTTTTGCTTCCTTAATTTTTTTAGGAACACTTCTGTTAAAAACCCCATTCGCTACGACACATGCTATTTCTTGGACAGATGCTTTATTTGTTGCTACATCTGCCACAACAGTTACTGGGCTAAGCGTATTTGATCCGGGAACTACTCTCACCACATTCGGTGAGATTCTTTTGTTGATTCTCATCCAATTTGGAGGAATCGGATTAATGACATTCGCAGTGGCAGTGTTAATGTTGTTTGGAAAAAAAGTAGGTTTTCAAAACAGAATTTATTTACAAGAATCGTTTAACCAACAGTCTGTAGGTGGAATGATTAAACTTGTAAAATTAATTTTTATTTTCGTTTTTTCCATCGAGGCGGTCGCAACACTCCTTCTCGCCTTACATTGGATGCCGCGATTTGGTCTCGGACATGGATTATACTTGGCTTTGTTTCATGTGGTTTCCGCCTTTAACAATGCGGGATTCTCTTTATTTCCAGACAACTTAATGCAATTTGCACACGATCCAATTGTGAACTTAGTACTCTCTGGGCTATTCATTTTAGGTGGTCTAGGATTTACCGTTGTGATGGATTTACATTATAAAAAATCGTTTCGTGAATGGTCTTTACACACGAAAATTATGATTGTGAGCACGATTGTCGTAAATGTCATTTCCATCCTCACCGTCTTTTTACTGGAGTACGCAAATCCAGCTACACTTGGTGCGATGAGTCTTCCTGAAAAATTAATGGCCTCATATTTTCAAGGAGTCACGCCAAGGACCGCAGGATTTAATACGATCAATTACGGAGACATGCATAACTCGACGTTGTTATTTACCATGCTCCTCATGTTTATCGGTGCAGGAAGTGCCTCTACTGCATCTGGTATTAAATTGACGACATTCATTATTGTACTTTTAACGACGATTGCTTTTTTAAAAGGTCGAACGGAACCAGAAGTTTTTGGACGAAGCATCAAAATTGAAACCGTCATTCGTTCGCTAGCAATTACAACCATTAGCTTGTTGCTCGTGATCTTTTTCATTTTTTTACTTACCGTTTCGGAAAAACTGTCGTTTTTACCACTTGCATTCGAAGTCGTTTCTGCATTTGGTACAGTAGGATTGTCCATGGGAGTCACCAATCAAATATCAGACCTTGGGGAAGTTTTTCTAAGTATTGTTATGTTTGTTGGACGAATTGGCCCGTTAACACTCTTCTTTTTATTAATGAAAGTGAAAAAAGTAAACTATCGATATCCTTATGAACAAGTGCATACTGGTTGA
- the gatB gene encoding Asp-tRNA(Asn)/Glu-tRNA(Gln) amidotransferase subunit GatB yields MNFETIIGLEIHVELKTDSKMFSPSPAHFGAEPNTNTHVIDLGYPGVLPVVNKTAIDYGMMAAMALNCEIATNTKFDRKNYFYPDNPKAYQISQYDQPIGENGWVEIEVDGYKKRIGITRLHLEEDAGKLSHTDGGYSLVDYNRQGTPLIEIVSEPDIRTPAEAYAYLEKVRSIIQFTGVSDCKMEEGSLRCDANISLRPYGQEKFGTKAELKNLNSFTYVRKGLEHEQVRQEEVLLAGGEILQETRRYDESTGKTILMRVKEGSDDYRYFPEPDLVDLVIDQDWKDRVRSSIPELPDARKERYVNELGLPAYDAAVLTLSKEMSDFFEATIQDGADPKLSSNWLMGDVSAYLNAEQLELHDTKLTPENLSGMVKLISDGTISSKIAKKVFKELVENGGSADEVVKAKGLVQISDEGALRTIVTETLDANPQSIEDYKNGKDRAIGFLVGQIMKATKGQANPPMVNKILLEEIAKR; encoded by the coding sequence ATGAACTTTGAAACGATTATTGGATTAGAAATTCACGTAGAATTAAAAACAGATTCCAAAATGTTTTCGCCTTCACCTGCACATTTTGGTGCAGAACCAAATACAAACACACATGTCATCGACCTTGGCTATCCAGGTGTACTACCTGTCGTAAATAAGACTGCAATCGACTACGGCATGATGGCTGCAATGGCTCTAAACTGTGAAATTGCAACAAACACGAAATTTGATCGAAAAAACTACTTTTATCCGGACAATCCAAAAGCGTATCAAATTTCTCAATACGATCAACCGATTGGTGAAAATGGCTGGGTGGAAATTGAAGTAGATGGCTACAAAAAGCGTATTGGAATCACCCGTCTTCACTTAGAAGAAGATGCAGGGAAGTTATCGCATACAGATGGTGGCTACTCATTGGTCGATTACAACCGTCAAGGCACACCGCTAATTGAAATCGTTTCCGAGCCTGACATTCGCACACCAGCTGAAGCTTACGCGTACTTAGAAAAAGTCCGCTCCATTATCCAGTTCACAGGCGTTTCTGACTGTAAAATGGAAGAAGGTTCTTTACGTTGTGATGCCAATATTTCTTTACGTCCATACGGTCAAGAGAAATTCGGTACAAAAGCGGAACTCAAAAACTTGAACTCGTTTACATATGTTCGGAAAGGATTAGAACACGAGCAAGTTCGACAAGAAGAAGTACTTCTTGCTGGTGGAGAAATTCTTCAAGAAACACGTCGTTATGATGAGTCAACTGGTAAAACCATTTTAATGCGTGTCAAAGAAGGATCCGATGACTATCGTTACTTCCCAGAACCAGACTTAGTCGATTTAGTGATTGACCAAGACTGGAAAGACCGTGTTCGTTCGTCCATTCCAGAACTTCCAGATGCTCGTAAAGAACGTTATGTGAATGAATTAGGGTTACCTGCATACGATGCAGCCGTATTAACACTTTCCAAAGAAATGTCCGATTTCTTTGAAGCAACGATTCAAGACGGTGCAGACCCGAAACTTTCTTCGAACTGGTTAATGGGAGATGTCTCCGCATACCTTAACGCAGAACAATTGGAACTGCATGATACGAAGCTAACGCCTGAAAACCTATCTGGCATGGTGAAATTAATTTCCGATGGCACTATTTCTTCTAAAATTGCGAAGAAAGTGTTCAAGGAGTTAGTGGAAAATGGTGGATCTGCTGACGAAGTAGTGAAGGCAAAAGGACTCGTACAAATTTCAGATGAAGGTGCACTTCGCACAATCGTGACTGAAACATTGGATGCGAATCCACAGTCCATTGAGGATTATAAGAACGGAAAGGATCGAGCAATTGGATTCTTAGTCGGACAAATCATGAAAGCAACAAAGGGCCAAGCGAATCCACCGATGGTCAACAAAATTTTACTCGAAGAAATTGCGAAAAGATAA
- the gatA gene encoding Asp-tRNA(Asn)/Glu-tRNA(Gln) amidotransferase subunit GatA, which translates to MIDRHLTSRELQESIRAGERTYSDIVNETYKTIDETDENVQSFLALNKEKALEQANEMDQSDAANRSPLFGMPIGVKDNIVTEGLETTCASKILEGFQPIYDATVVKKLKEAGMITVGKLNMDEFAMGSSNENSAYKKTRNPWDLNRVPGGSSGASAASVAAGQVPFSLGSDTGGSIRQPASFCGVVGMKPTYGRVSRFGLVAFASSLDQIGPITRNVEDNARLLEVISGVDAHDSTSANVDVPSFVDALTGDVKGLRIGVPKEYLSDGVGEDAKNAVLEALKTLESLGASWEEVSLPHSKYGLATYYLISSSEASSNLARFDGIRYGFRADNVSNLMELYKETRAQGFGDEVKRRIMLGTFALSAGSYDAYYKKAQQVRTLIKQDFDTVFEKFDVIIGPTTPTPAFKVGEKIDDPLTMYANDILTIPVNLAGVPAISIPCGFSEGLPLGLQIIGKHFDESTIYRVAHAFEQATDFHLQTPSMKEGAHA; encoded by the coding sequence ATGATAGACCGCCACTTAACTTCGCGTGAATTACAAGAATCAATTCGTGCTGGAGAACGCACATATTCAGATATAGTAAATGAAACGTACAAAACGATTGATGAGACAGACGAAAACGTCCAATCATTTTTAGCGTTAAACAAAGAAAAAGCACTCGAACAAGCAAACGAAATGGATCAATCGGATGCAGCAAACCGATCACCACTATTTGGTATGCCCATCGGTGTAAAAGACAACATCGTAACAGAAGGATTGGAAACAACGTGTGCTTCCAAAATTCTAGAAGGCTTCCAACCAATTTATGATGCAACGGTTGTGAAAAAGTTAAAAGAAGCTGGCATGATTACGGTTGGGAAATTAAACATGGACGAGTTTGCCATGGGTTCTTCTAACGAAAACTCTGCGTATAAAAAAACGCGCAATCCTTGGGATTTAAACCGCGTTCCAGGAGGTTCATCTGGTGCTTCAGCAGCTTCTGTTGCAGCTGGTCAAGTACCTTTCTCATTAGGATCTGATACTGGTGGATCTATTCGTCAACCCGCATCATTTTGCGGTGTTGTAGGAATGAAACCAACATATGGCCGTGTATCTCGTTTTGGATTAGTCGCATTTGCTTCTTCCTTAGATCAAATTGGACCAATCACTCGAAACGTTGAAGATAATGCTCGTCTATTAGAAGTCATTTCTGGTGTTGATGCTCACGATTCCACTTCTGCTAATGTGGACGTACCTTCTTTTGTTGACGCATTAACTGGAGATGTGAAAGGGTTACGCATCGGGGTTCCAAAAGAGTACTTAAGCGATGGTGTAGGGGAAGATGCGAAAAATGCGGTCCTAGAAGCCTTAAAAACATTGGAATCGCTTGGAGCAAGTTGGGAAGAAGTATCGCTACCACATTCAAAATATGGTTTAGCAACGTATTATTTAATTTCTTCTTCTGAAGCATCATCTAACTTAGCTCGTTTTGATGGTATTCGTTACGGTTTCCGTGCCGATAACGTCTCGAACTTAATGGAATTATATAAAGAAACTCGTGCTCAAGGATTTGGGGATGAAGTAAAACGTCGTATTATGCTTGGAACATTTGCGCTGAGCGCTGGTTCATACGATGCTTACTATAAAAAAGCACAACAAGTCCGTACGCTAATCAAACAAGATTTTGATACCGTATTTGAAAAATTTGATGTCATCATTGGACCGACAACACCTACTCCTGCTTTTAAAGTTGGCGAGAAAATAGACGATCCGTTAACGATGTACGCAAATGATATTTTAACGATCCCTGTAAACTTAGCAGGCGTACCTGCTATTTCGATTCCTTGTGGATTCTCTGAAGGGTTACCACTTGGGTTACAAATTATCGGTAAACACTTCGATGAATCGACGATTTACCGCGTTGCACATGCCTTCGAGCAAGCAACTGACTTTCATTTACAAACACCAAGCATGAAGGAAGGTGCACATGCATGA
- the gatC gene encoding Asp-tRNA(Asn)/Glu-tRNA(Gln) amidotransferase subunit GatC has protein sequence MANISKEEVKHVAHLARLAITDEEATKFAGQLQAITNFAEELNEIDTTNVPPTTHVLPMVNVLREDVSVPGLDRDKMMLNVKEQENGQVKVPSILE, from the coding sequence TTGGCGAATATATCAAAAGAAGAAGTAAAACACGTTGCGCACTTAGCACGACTCGCGATTACAGATGAAGAAGCAACAAAATTTGCTGGCCAATTACAAGCCATTACGAATTTTGCAGAAGAATTAAACGAAATCGATACAACGAATGTTCCTCCTACTACGCATGTCCTTCCAATGGTAAACGTGCTTCGTGAAGACGTATCTGTACCTGGACTTGATCGAGATAAAATGATGTTAAATGTAAAAGAACAAGAAAACGGACAAGTAAAAGTTCCATCCATTCTAGAGTAG